The proteins below come from a single Candidatus Woesearchaeota archaeon genomic window:
- a CDS encoding 50S ribosomal protein L24 translates to MKNEYSKSWNRSKQPRKQRKFLYNAPQHVKSGMLGCHLSKELRGKHSRRAVRLIRGDRVRIMKGTHRKREGKVERVDVKNSRVYITGIETIRKDGNKVLYPFRIPNLLIVELNLSDKKRAEKLRPKVQQNG, encoded by the coding sequence ATGAAGAACGAATATTCGAAATCATGGAACAGGAGCAAGCAGCCGAGGAAGCAGAGGAAATTCCTTTACAATGCACCGCAGCATGTGAAGAGCGGGATGCTCGGATGCCATTTGTCCAAGGAACTGAGGGGCAAGCACAGCAGGAGAGCAGTGAGGCTCATCAGGGGTGACAGGGTCAGGATCATGAAAGGCACCCACAGGAAGAGAGAAGGCAAGGTCGAGAGGGTGGATGTCAAGAACAGCAGGGTCTACATCACAGGCATAGAGACCATAAGGAAGGACGGCAACAAGGTGCTTTATCCGTTCAGGATCCCTAATCTGCTTATTGTCGAATTGAACTTGAGTGACAAGAAAAGGGCTGAGAAGCTCAGGCCAAAGGTGCAGCAAAATGGTTAA
- a CDS encoding 30S ribosomal protein S4e, producing the protein MVKNHLKTLAAPKTWAIKRKSQVFLVRPAPGAHPKDECLPLRIIMADILKYGRTSKEIKYIINNRNVLIDGMRRKSLKFNVGVMDTVQVPDLNEYYRVIFNKKGKIDLVAIGKDEADMKICKIINKSMVSGRTQLNLDDGKNILADKGAKGSYGVGDSLLLHLPDQKILELLKLEKGAAVYLKKGKYAGQTGVVEGIKEDTINIRSEAGSIQTLKAYALVIGKDKPLLTVTK; encoded by the coding sequence ATGGTTAAGAATCATCTGAAGACACTGGCAGCCCCGAAGACATGGGCTATCAAGAGGAAATCGCAGGTTTTCCTTGTTAGGCCTGCACCCGGTGCTCATCCCAAGGATGAATGCCTCCCTTTGAGGATAATTATGGCTGATATCCTGAAGTATGGCAGGACATCAAAGGAGATAAAGTACATCATAAATAACAGAAATGTGCTTATCGACGGCATGAGGAGGAAGAGCCTCAAATTCAATGTCGGCGTCATGGATACAGTCCAGGTTCCTGATCTCAATGAATATTACAGGGTCATTTTCAATAAGAAAGGCAAGATTGATCTTGTCGCGATCGGAAAAGATGAGGCAGACATGAAGATATGCAAGATCATTAACAAGAGCATGGTCAGTGGCAGGACCCAGCTGAACCTTGATGACGGTAAGAATATCCTTGCTGACAAGGGAGCGAAGGGATCATATGGTGTCGGCGATTCGCTGCTTCTGCATCTTCCTGACCAGAAGATCCTGGAGCTGCTGAAGCTTGAGAAAGGTGCTGCAGTCTACCTGAAGAAAGGGAAGTATGCAGGCCAGACAGGGGTCGTTGAGGGGATAAAGGAGGACACAATCAATATAAGGTCTGAGGCCGGATCTATCCAGACTCTGAAGGCATATGCCTTGGTGATCGGGAAGGATAAGCCTCTTTTGACAGTGACTAAATGA